A stretch of the Panicum virgatum strain AP13 chromosome 9N, P.virgatum_v5, whole genome shotgun sequence genome encodes the following:
- the LOC120688046 gene encoding uncharacterized protein LOC120688046 isoform X1: MPSLFHSVGLSGLIIFMPFTSFADSDVQNWRNPALPSKWPLSCDCQAKRKGDSSSQGYTEYGSISRVKLHSKRAEGLLWPGMARAIPKAQGRRSWWRRSIHGWLKRSRPRSSERRKRGRSTARRGRSMVRARVEHGAARTDRGRGRGKSTGVPGRTAARRGSGLEGGPPLAGVAPCPCRGGGGHPCPHPLPGWSAPIPRPSRGAAAAVGGGGAGPYIARYLAAPSSAGERGARSRQWCGAAVNSSSRELRRDASSAIKLRLSPGSGSGRRPR; the protein is encoded by the exons ATGCCTTCCCTGTTTCATTCAGTTGGTCTCTCTGGGTTAATAATATTCATGCCTTTCACTTCATTCGCAGATTCGGATGTTCAGAACTGGAGGAATCCAGCACTACCGTCTAAATG GCCACTGAGTTGTGATTGCCAAGCCAAAAGGAAGGGAGATTCAAGCTCTCAAGGTTACACAGAATATGGCAGTATATCAAGAGTTAAGCTGCACAGTAAAA GGGCGGAGGGCCTGTTATGGCCCGGTATGGCGCGCGCCATACCTAAAGCCCAGGGGCGGAGGagctggtggcggcggagcaTCCATGGCTGGCTCAAGAGAAGCCGCCCCCGAAGCAGCGAGAGGCGGAAGCGCGGACGGAGcacggcgcggcgagggcggagcATGGTGCGGGCGAGGGTGGAGCacggcgcggcgaggacggaccgtgggcgagggcgagggaaGAGCACGGGCGTGCCGGGGCGGACCGCGGCTCGGCGAGGGAGCGGGCTGGAGGGAGGGCCTCCtctcgccggcgtcgcccctTGTCcctgccggggggggggggggcaccccTGCCCCCACCCCCTCCCCGGCTGGTCGGCTCCCATCCCCCGGCCGTCGCGTGGGGCTGCtgcggcggtgggcggtggcggcgcggggcctTACATTGCCAGATACCTCgcggccccttcctctgccggcgagcgcggcgctaGATCCCGTCAGtggtgcggcgcggcggtgaaCTCGAGCTCCAGGGAGCTCCGCCGCGATGCGTCGAGCGCCATCAAGCTCCGTCTCTCTCCGGGCTCCGGCAGCGGCCGCCGGCCGAGGTAG
- the LOC120688046 gene encoding uncharacterized protein LOC120688046 isoform X2 yields MVCCFPTSRPLSCDCQAKRKGDSSSQGYTEYGSISRVKLHSKRAEGLLWPGMARAIPKAQGRRSWWRRSIHGWLKRSRPRSSERRKRGRSTARRGRSMVRARVEHGAARTDRGRGRGKSTGVPGRTAARRGSGLEGGPPLAGVAPCPCRGGGGHPCPHPLPGWSAPIPRPSRGAAAAVGGGGAGPYIARYLAAPSSAGERGARSRQWCGAAVNSSSRELRRDASSAIKLRLSPGSGSGRRPR; encoded by the exons ATGGTTTGCTGTTTCCCTACTTCAAG GCCACTGAGTTGTGATTGCCAAGCCAAAAGGAAGGGAGATTCAAGCTCTCAAGGTTACACAGAATATGGCAGTATATCAAGAGTTAAGCTGCACAGTAAAA GGGCGGAGGGCCTGTTATGGCCCGGTATGGCGCGCGCCATACCTAAAGCCCAGGGGCGGAGGagctggtggcggcggagcaTCCATGGCTGGCTCAAGAGAAGCCGCCCCCGAAGCAGCGAGAGGCGGAAGCGCGGACGGAGcacggcgcggcgagggcggagcATGGTGCGGGCGAGGGTGGAGCacggcgcggcgaggacggaccgtgggcgagggcgagggaaGAGCACGGGCGTGCCGGGGCGGACCGCGGCTCGGCGAGGGAGCGGGCTGGAGGGAGGGCCTCCtctcgccggcgtcgcccctTGTCcctgccggggggggggggggcaccccTGCCCCCACCCCCTCCCCGGCTGGTCGGCTCCCATCCCCCGGCCGTCGCGTGGGGCTGCtgcggcggtgggcggtggcggcgcggggcctTACATTGCCAGATACCTCgcggccccttcctctgccggcgagcgcggcgctaGATCCCGTCAGtggtgcggcgcggcggtgaaCTCGAGCTCCAGGGAGCTCCGCCGCGATGCGTCGAGCGCCATCAAGCTCCGTCTCTCTCCGGGCTCCGGCAGCGGCCGCCGGCCGAGGTAG
- the LOC120693056 gene encoding protein DETOXIFICATION 33-like produces the protein MGKAVVSKSWQESKLLWHIAFPAILTAVFQFSIGFVTVGFVGHIGSVELAAVTVVENVIEGFAYGALLGMGSALETLCGQAVGAGQVDMLGVYIQRSWIICGATALVLTPTYLFTGPILRALRQPGDIAAVAGTYCRWVVPQLFAYAANFPLQKFFQSQSRVWVVTFISGAGLAVHVALNYVFVTRLGHGLLAAAIVGNVTWWLIILAQMGYLVSGCFPEAWRGFSMLAFKNLAAFVKLSLASAVMLCLELWYYTAVLLLVGFLNNAQLQIDVMSICINYQLWTLMVALGFNAAVSVRVSNELGANRPKAARFSVIMAVLTSGSIGAVFFAVFMAWRTGLPRFFSEDEDVLREAAKLGYLLAGSIFLNSIQPVLSGVAIGAGWQALVAFVNIGSYYLVGIPLAALFGFKLKMDAMGIWVGMTLGTLLQTAILLFISYRTKWDKQAMRAEERVREWGGRSDTLPSGTQVAPAIEDPDQLSNGSGDLQLQPQHRTG, from the exons ATGGGGAAGGCGGTGGTGAGCAAGAGCTGGCAGGAGTCGAAGCTGCTGTGGCACATCGCGTTCCCGGCCATCCTGACCGCCGTCTTCCAGTTCTCCATCGGCTTCGTCACCGTCGGCTTCGTGGGGCACATCGGCTccgtcgagctcgccgccgtcacCGTCGTCGAGAACGTCATCGAGGGCTTCGCCTACGGCGCCCTG CTCGGCATGGGCAGCGCGCTGGAGACGCTGTGCGGGCAGGCGGTGGGCGCCGGCCAGGTGGACATGCTGGGCGTCTACATCCAGCGCTCCTGGATCATCTGCGGCGCCACCGCGCTGGTCCTCACCCCGACGTACCTCTTCACGGGCCCCATCCTGCGCGCGCTCCGCCAGCCCGGCGacatcgccgccgtcgccggcaccTACTGCCGCTGGGTGGTCCCGCAGCTCTTCGCCTACGCCGCCAACTTCCCGCTGCAGAAGTTCTTCCAGTCGCAGAGCCGGGTGTGGGTCGTCACCTTCATCTCCGGCGCCGGGCTCGCCGTCCACGTCGCGCTCAACTACGTCTTCGTCACGCGCCTGGGCcacggcctcctcgccgccgccatcgtcgggAACGTCACCTGGTGGCTCATCATCCTCGCGCAGATGGGGTACCTCGTCTCCGGCTGCTTCCCGGAGGCGTGGCGGGGCTTCTCCATGCTCGCGTTCAAGAACCTCGCCGCCTTCGTCAAGCTGTCGCTCGCGTCCGCCGTCATGCTATG CTTAGAGCTCTGGTACTACACTGCGGTGCTCCTCCTTGTGGGTTTCCTGAACAACGCGCAACTTCAGATTGACGTCATGTCCATTTG CATCAATTACCAGCTCTGGACCCTGATGGTTGCACTGGGATTTAACGCAGCAGTCAG CGTGAGGGTGTCGAACGAGCTGGGCGCGAACCGGCCCAAGGCGGCCAGGTTCTCGGTGATCATGGCGGTGCTGACATCGGGGTCCATCGGCGCCGTCTTCTTCGCCGTGTTCATGGCCTGGAGGACCGGGCTGCCACGCTTCTTCAGCGAGGACGAGGACGTGCTGAGGGAGGCCGCCAAGCTGGGCTACCTCCTCGCCGGCTCCATCTTCCTCAACAGCATCCAGCCCGTGCTCTCGGGCGTGGCGATCGGGGCAGGGTGGCAGGCGCTCGTGGCGTTCGTCAACATCGGCAGCTACTACCTCGTCGGCATCCCGCTGGCTGCCCTCTTCGGGTTCAAGCTCAAGATGGATGCAATG GGGATTTGGGTAGGCATGACACTGGGCACTCTGCTCCAGACGGCCATACTCCTCTTCATTTCCTACAGAACCAAGTGGGATAAACAG GCAATGCGGGCCGAGGAGAGGGTAAGGGAGTGGGGAGGAAGGAGCGACACCCTGCCGTCGGGGACGCAGGTTGCGCCGGCGATCGAAGACCCGGATCAGTTGTCAAATGGATCTGGAGATTTGCAGCTGCAACCGCAGCACAGAACAGGGTAG